In the Corythoichthys intestinalis isolate RoL2023-P3 chromosome 18, ASM3026506v1, whole genome shotgun sequence genome, gcagtccatattaggcaGCGCGTAGTCGGCgggtaacattacccgcctacgttatccgtctaacaactaattcggataataggcatactagtgtggccgacatgccgtatagtccaactaattacacgtttaaggcccttatccgtcctagtgtagacgtagcctctgACCGACATGACATGAGATTATTGCTAACTTGTGACTTTCGCTGACCTTTAGCAATGTGAATCGGCAAATTTCACTTGCTGACTCATCATAATGTCTCTGCTGAGTCATTGTCACTTTTTCTGACATGTCAAAATAGCTGCTGAGTCATCCTGAATTGCGCTGATCCTTGTTGATAGTAACTATTAGTCAGCAAATTGGACGTGGTGACTCATCAGAATGTTACTGCTGAGTCATCTTGCCTTACATCATCAGCAAATTTTAGACATGTCAATTGTCCTTAcagctagggctgcagctatcgattatttcagtagtcgattcatctatcaactagttagttcgaatagtcaagtaatctgataaggaacatttaatgtgttgcaggaaaaaaaatgggAGATGCAAAGGCTTGCTTtcaaaaaaagcattaaatgcaaatacaaaatccctgagtgtttcttccacCTATGCAGAAttacattttcatttaaaaataaaaatacctgagtttagcctcaaatggtatttaaaaaaaatatataaatgaggattaactacaacaaaagaacaattggctaacttgcatagcaaaagtccgctagcttaaatactacaAAATTCTAacgtttttttacagtgctattAACAAATCAGTCAAATACATATtcccaaaaaaactaaattaagaatgcataaagaaaaatattagctcaaacaaaaaattagcttatgttggtctttacagggaacagctggatttaatcatgttaaatgagttgtgtaaaattcactgttgccactagaaggcagtgcatccacctaaatcaaactaaatgcaaacactttcaaaacaaaacatgacacagctctaattaaacgaatattcgaagcagcaaaatttgactcaaagtttttatcaaatcaaatttctcgAGTTAATGATTACTCGTTGCAGCACCACTTACAACCATGTTGTTCTCCGCAGAAGGCGAAGATAATCTGGAGGACGCCGAAGAGGAGGCCCCCGCCGTTCCCGCGCCCCTCCCGGTCTCGCAGGCGACCGCGGTTACACGACTGCCAGTCTGGCACGCGCCCCCACCCGTCGCCTTGCCGCCGGCTGCCCTGCCGGCGACCGGCGTCATTGCCTGCACCGCTGCCCCCCGTCCCCCGGCGTCCCACCCATCCGTCATTCGGGCTGTCAGTCACGCCGTGCCGGCCAATCACAAGCACCTCCCGCACATCGCCCCCTCCCCGGGTCCCGCCCGGCCCGTCGGTCGCATCGCGGTCCATCCGGTGGCCCGCCTCGCAGCGCCCCTCCCAGCCCGCTTGCCCGCCTTGTACCCGCAGGGGGTGCCGGTGCCTCCGCCCGCCGTCATCGCGCACACCTTTGCCCACCACGTGCAGGCTGCTCCCCAGCCTGGTGCCAACGTGGCCACCACGGCCAGCCAGCAGCAGGCGGCGGCACTCGGGAAACCCGCCGCTGTGCTGGCACCCCGCCCCCAACTGGTGGGCCAGGCGTCTGTTACCATGGTAACAGTGCCCACTTTCCCAGTTGGCACACTCAAACTGGCTTGAACGCACTCTCGGGGAGTTGCTACTGCTGCCCTCAGAGGAAGTGATGTCATTGCCGGTCACATGTTGACTTTTTAGGTCTGCAGGCAAGATGGACCACAGAGGGTAGCTCTCCAacccaaaacacaaaaacacgCTGGATCTTTGATATTAAGTTaccttttagttaaagcaatgtCCACTACAAAatcatctttttttcttttgttttttttttttgtgttttttttttttacattttcctttttttaacttAATCCTCCAATATTGTCCTCAGGCCAAAGGATCAAGTGTTGTTTTGGTACCATCTTGGTGCCAAGGAACTATGTCGACATGAGTGAGTTTCAGCTATTGTACGGCGATCGGATATGTTTTGGGGGGTTAactaaaatgaaaactgttGCTCTAGCAATGTGGGAGCATGGCTAGTTTGTGTCCCATCTCCAGTGTCTGCACGACAGCAGCAGCATGCGCGTACGCCTCCACTTTCTCATTAACAGCCATTGATCCATCGCTGTCAATGACTTAACCTCTTGATCACTGTGACAACACGCACACTCGAGTGAATGAAAAGCAATGAAAGAAGTTtagatttttgctttttttggagCAATTAAGATACAAAAAGTTTTCTCGCCGATGTAATCTCGTCTAATATTCTGATTCCATATTGGTTGCGTATTCTTGTTTGTTAACCTGAATGTGATGCACGTGGAGCGTCTGACTTGTTCTTGTTACCGCTTTGTTTAATTGTGGTGCATGTTTGTGGGACCATGTAGATGAAAGGGGGGGGGTTGGGATGTTTGCCCTCACGGTATATAATATTGATATTATATATTAATACAAAGGAGGCTGTTTTTCCCTATGGTGAAAGTGTTAAGTTATATAATAAGGCCTGAGCACTGCGGGTCCTCAACATGATGACATTAATCtgaaaattcttaataaatattattacaTTTACAACAATCCTCGTTTCTTGTCGTCTGATTCcattacatttatttgagtatAATTTTGAGAAAAAAGTACTTATAAGagtacaatactttttacttttactggagtagatttgtgaagaaacgctactcttatgctactactttgggctacactagaatcgttacatttttcgtctttattctacatattgactttattcttTCTAGAGATGCCAACAATGGCCGTCTCTGGCCATGTTTACACGTAGCAGGATATTTGGAAAAAAGAACTGTCTACGATTTGGCCTATCATTCACACGCACATTTAAACAAGGGTTCTTGAAAACTGCGcccaaagtgaagatgtgcaaattctgcgtttgtggcacCATCATGTGAACACTGATGACCGACGATTTAACAGTGGAAACAtcactgactgcgacaaactttgtcccaaTGTTTACAGTTAGAGTAAATtaggtgcttttttgcttctAAGTTAgttcttcatattgaagaacacatgcgaaggatgggtgtattatggacaattatttttaacgcattgttatgaatgtactttaaaaatgaatgaatgtttgatttttttctacAAACATGCTGGTGTGGATGTAATGTTTTCCCGACGTATTAGAGCAGGAgccttggtttaaaaaaaaaaaaaaaaaaaaaaaaaaaaaaactgctaggtgtagacatgtGCTCAGTTTCACCAGTGAGATGTTTCAACAAAAACGACATGCGTCCATTATACCTATCagaagtaagtttttttttttttctctactagAGGGCGCTCATGCTTTTTAGACGGGCGATGTTTCATAGTGTTGTGGTctgaattcaattatttttgtgacAACTTttaggcctaatatggtcatgtgatAGTTTATAGTATAATAACTACAGTATATAAAGGATATTgtgctgaagaaaaaaatatatacagtgctacctctacatacgaagttaattagttccaggaccatgtttgtaagtcaaaatggtcgtatgttgagcaggattttcccacaagaatacattacaactcgaaaacctacactaaattcttaataaatactgctggtactattgcaaatagcaattacagagcaaaacaaataaattatgaataataatagtaataataatacctgtaataatgtaacaaatcgggttctaatctggcgaatgtgttttgcgtggtgtacctgaacgcacagagtggctgacgtgacagtgagagaggactttcacttttcatgttcagctgcgggGGACAGTAAGCATGTTGTGttacacaagttctgaaataaatgattaaaaacctgacaaagctggcgttttttttttttttttttgcgatgttacaatcataataattgtcaccttatttTTTAAAGACCGACATTCATGGGAGGACCatcgagattgtagacatttTATGGcaatattgtcgagccagttcaaggACGCGCACatgtatttttctatcatttccatcttcatttcaatggtaagccttgcctttttcctttttttcatgacCTGCACtatcattcttggaacccatgttgattttctcacaagaaaatctgccatgcgtccgtcttgcgggaaaacaaaccgGCCCAGTCATGAATCGTCATGTTTTGAAAATGTCGtctgatgtagaaacaaatggcgagtcacatTTTATGTCGGAAGTCGAAGACatcgtatgtcgaagtaccactgtatgtttaaaaaaaaaaaaaaaaaagcaggcatTGTAAgctgttactcacaatgttactcgtgttcttttcaacgaatcctttttttacttgagtaaatttttggatgactacttttatttttacttgagtaatattatttacaaGTACCCCTACTCTTACTTAGTAAGTTTTTTGGCTACGTTTCCCACCTCTGCCCGATTCCCCAAATTGTActgctttttaaattttatttattaagtaTATAATTTACAAAACAGATATGATCGACTACGACGGCCGCTAGATGGCAGTagaaacaaaatgaaaagtagGCAATGAAAATATGCAGATGTTTCTGAGAAGCGTCACATCGTCTCATCTTCATATGCGGCTGCTGTGCATCTGCTCCTGAATCCTCTCCAGAAGCTCATGCATCCTCCTCAGCTGCAAGCATCGacaccaacatcaacaaaaaCCACAACAAGGATCCTCCCAGACTCACTGCTTGAGCGGCGCACCTCCTGGTCTTTCTCAAAAATGAGCCTTTCCTTCTCCACGTCGAATGCTGCGAGTGGCAGCGGGACGTCCACGTCGCTTGCTTCTCGAGCCTTTTCCCGCAAACTGCTGAAGAAACAGGAAGACTGAGGATTTTGCGCACACGCCGATCGGCGGATGGTCGTCGGCGCCTGCCTCCGTTCGCGCTCTCGGACCACCATGCGCGTCATGTTCTGGATGCAGTGCGCTCGGTAGTTCTCGTAGTGGCTCTCGCGGGTCACATCCTTCAGGTCTTGCATGTGCGTCCTCACCAGCATATCCCGCAGAAGCAGGAAATCGGAATGGGCTGGACTCTCCACTAAAACAAACCAAAGAAAAGGAGTTTAATACAAGTGCGGGTTGAATGTTCTTCAAGAAAAACCCTAATGGAAACAATTCTGTAAATTGGTCAATCCAGAATTTGACTTACAACACTTCAATTTCTAGATAATACACATAAAATATGCAGTTTCTGAGTATATTTACTGGCCTGAGACCAAATATAAAAAACGTGTCCCACAAAATACATCCTGTCAGCATAACCTAGAAATCGCATGTAACACAAGACTTGAACTcatcagttgtttttttaaggGGCGTGGCAtgcaaatgtcacttttttgagCTTTTAATCATGTTACGTGGTCGTTACCCGTTTAATAAAAAGCATTCGGAATGTTTTACTGAACCATTTTCGAATCGTTGGATTCGTCGGAGCTGTAGAAACACACGCCTACCACTAGGGGCGCagcacacttttttttcaatctagTGATTTTCAAAATGTTGACGAGGAAATGTATGCTTTGTCTGAAATATTAGGGATGTTATTTTTTGGAAACAAACCTCATTTCAAAAAGATGTGCAAGGATGACTTCTTTCGAAACTAAAGCTCTTTTGATAGTGGACAGGTGTGTAGACAGATGCGGACAACGACACAGGTGAGTGGAAGTAATTGTTTGCCTCGCTTTGAAAGCATTGCATTCCCACCTAGAGCTGAACGATTAACCGATATCGCATCGACTTTGAGGTTATAACTTCTGCGATTAAATTCATCAAGatgagttttgtttgttttatttaacaCCTTCAGAcccacatttatttttgtcaggcaaaaaaaaaaatctgtgctgATTTTTACTCAACACCAGAATAAAGTGCAATGTTTTTGGTCGGGGATATtccatgcttttattggttatttttaatattaatgtgtttttaatgagaaatgagcactttacgttatcctttttgaagttgcgtttggtcaaccattgactccaccatcagttgacaagatagctcccacaaacattgcgccACACCCAGTGCTTAAttggtaaatcataaggtgccggaacgcaaagtacttatgacagcgcagggatgacaacACGGGGGCAGGTGCCGgaacatatgcagaaaatggtgctgaaaacaaaacgcaaaacCCGAACCACTTGCTGTGCTGcgggacttttcttttttttctttcttttgtctgtgcttttctgactcgttttgaagcatctcccttctttttgaaaaaagacaggaaatgcaactgtctttttagcatgttgaaataccgtttgatcctgccTGCTTGCGCCCCAGatgccgcttttttttttttttttaattatgtcaggggcttgatttgttggtccagcttttcagcgcatcaacaaatctccgactctttcagatgacgttaatattttaaaaacaacatgcaattcttgggatttgttgtgtaaatgaatgtatgcatatttattttaaactgtTCTATCCCTAActgtgtgtaatattctgatatgttttccgaggcaccctgaagtgcacgcaacgttactgttgttttggtcacgtgatgcgggagtgcgatagagaggcacagcctgccgagagccccaagctgtgttcgtactgttagctccatgtgttaataaagaaacaaagttgtcagcacgtcgtgtgttcgatacggttgtcaacaaaaagctcaaaaccagacactatgcacgatccgtttaagagacattGCGACTGTAGAGTTGTGAGTAGTAGGAAGCAAGGAGGAGACGAGCAAGAAACAAAAGTTTgcagtcgaatgtggcggcagtccgctattattttgtttattgttgccacaataaagtggagaaagccatcaacgactcctctccttctttccccccaacatttttataatattattattttaaatgcacgagaggtgccggatctgcccaaataagtcccggaacactgggaggccaaaatcaagaggtgccggatcttgttccggcaagatcaaattaacccctggccacgccttcccgtagggggctgaCCCAGGCGtgacgttgagttggctttctctgtgataaactcaaacacgctgcgttctgacgctggatttaggtggaaacaggacgaaggttttacaagcaggcaggagtgtctcgagtgatttggtcgaggattcaaggtaattattacattACCATGCATGCagtttaaaatgtgaaaaaaatcaatggataaaattagtgttactttggcttgaaatattcacgtaaaatgaacgataatggcgtaccgcacgcaggctatttttagaccatgacgtcgcatcgtaaaacggaagtaaagccgaagtgggacattatagacccgccctcgcatagacccaacgtaaaaagtgctacttttcgccggtaatctttcaaaaaccaacatgccgatcacgcattgcttttttggaacttgtagaaacgactctagacattacgaccatgaaggatgttttcttcatacgttcccggaaaccaaaaactcgggaggaaaaaatgtgaagaccgaatcaacttgcgcggactttaacaccagctcggcgaatccattcacgtttcatatacagtaaacattatgttgggttggcatggtctttcagaggacaatgaggtaagccatttttatatttttaacttatttttttagcgtaacgttgtgccgtactgcttctgtctgacaatgaatgacctgaaaagaattataatggtatctgactgccactgttaccgtttctgttatatatatatatatatatataaaaacaactttagtaaggggggagtgtaaataaattataggattaagatgtgttatcaatgaaaaaataaaagtgttcgttggctgtcactgagtagcatttgcgatcgctacacaaagctaactaaattacccccaagaacggtaagagacgtaggacaaccagaggatatgtaagaaagacagggctgatggtaaaggatagcttgttgaaacgggagaatgtcattgtcagtcgcgtcgataaaaaagctaaagctatgcttaggtcggctcgtttttttcgtctttttcagccttccacactaaagccatctctttaactgaatatttttatgttcttccacatctatgccagtcaatttggcaccaggcacatcattttcggagagaattggtaggtttagcgctgtaaacgtctccttcgtacacgggttccattcatttcctattagggacaaacgatgGCTTGTCCTCGGTTAGCAacggtagctaatgtcatgaatattaatgagcggaagtgacgtgttgcttgcggtacgccattgcctgttttttgcttttaaccaagaatctagaccagacatgtccaaaggccggcccgggggccaaatgcggcccgtggtcaaatttcatctggcccccagcctctgtcataaaatcaataacgtctggcccgcacagacttaataaattggtcagcagtactgctaccagcatatgaagtagcttactcactaaatgctgctcctcatttacccactaaaaggtagcagcactctgagcaaaattaccctgtgtgaccctttactcccaattttctaaaatggcgacaatcaacaaaaaaaaagttgactgcgacggccgaaacttcaaggataggtggaaattggactatctcttttctaaaatacgcaacaactgtgtcagcctcatttgcaaagagacggtcgctgtttttaaagagttcaatgtgaggcaacaTTACcatacaagacacactgacatgtacgacaagattacagggaagatacgtagcgagaaattgaagcaatttgaagctagtttaattttaaagCATTAGTATTTCGCAATaggccgagagtcgaaagagaacgccacaaaggctagtagcgagattgttgaaattattaataaaaaatagagcaaatgtgacacacaaaatggcttgctaaaatgtgcttaaatatattattctacgtaaaggacgtcagccaaggtcggccccccaaatttttaccacaccaaatctggccccctttgcaaaaagtttggacacccctgatctagactgttttacgttcacatctatagaaattgtgcaatttaagcatttatttacaagaattttcaacttaaaaagctctttgtttcgtgacggccgccatgttggattacacaatactgtaactttggcttgaaacttaccattgaaaataagaaggaaatgatggaATAAGTTTACGATCTAGACGgccctcctctgacctccgttagCTAATCATTTAtaggttaaggtgacaattattaatattataacaTTAGTAAGGaagttgccagcttcgtcagggttttaatcatttattccagaacttgtgcaacacaacacggctactggcCGCCGTAGCCaatgccaacaacaacaacagaacatgaaaagtgaaagtaaaaactcttctgCACCCATCTCACTCTctcgattattattattgttcagatttgtatttataatttgttttgctatgtgtaattaagatttgtaattgtacttgcagtatttatgaaggatttagctcAGTTTTTTGGGTTGTCGAACAAATCAATTgcattataatgtattatgggaaaatcctgctcgacatacgaccatttcgacttgcaACCAAGGTCATGGAACGAATTCAGTTCgtctgtagaggtaccactgtatattgtttaACAGTCTtgagtcctatgatcacgccagcgtgatcaatcacgtggtgtctaCACCTACAGCGCAAAAATtgtaaatataaaaattaatcatgtaaTACGAATTTTACAATTGGCATGTAAGTTGAGCTAATCATACGTGATATTTTATTAACCATTATTAATGAATATGTTGCACAAAACCTGAGAAatgaaggattatttttttataggaTTATttttgaagccaaaatgtcaTGCCATTCTGGCTTGACCCTTCGTGTCACTGTGAAAACCACTACCTTCAACCACACCCCAGGGGTACACGCGACCCTTGAATCTGCGGCCTTTGCTCTCCACCAGGATGTTGCTGCCGACAACTGCAAATGGGACTGTGTCCTGCACACAAACACAACACATCCGTCGTTAGTGAATGTTCCAGATGGACCGGATGGTGGGTTAAGGTGACCTTGAGAAGCTGATCGCGCCTCTTGAAGTCATCATCTTCATCTGAGTCGCAGTCGGCGAACTGGTAAATGTTGATCCCAAAGCGACGTAGCTCCTCACGGATCTATGACATGAAACACGTTACAAAGGGCAGCTCAACAAAACTTTCTCAGTCTCGGGCAAACACCTACCTTGATCTTTTTCCTGCACAACTCTTCCCTCGTCAGGCAGTCTGCTTTGGCCAAAACAGGAACAATGTTGACTTTATCGTGCAATGCCCGCATGCACTCCACGTCCAGGGGCCGTAGGCTGTGCAAATGACGAATGAGAACTCATGACTTTCCAGCGCTTCAACTTCACTGATAAAATGGCTTGAACCTAGGCCTGAGGGATTTTATGATTGAAGTAATAAATTGAAGGTCGATTTCAGTAATTAGCCGTAGACTTCATCATACATGACTTGACACATTTgccattcactgcgtcacgccttcccgtagggggctgtATAACACTCCGCCTCTTTTATTAGCAGTCAGTGGCAGTCAGTGTAACTCTCGCATATGCAGCGATCCCAAGCCGGATTTaagacagattttttaaaaagtacgaaagctgtactgcatacaaacaggaaggattgtgtcCGGAATGATTTGTTCcaggattcaaagta is a window encoding:
- the LOC130906533 gene encoding septin-4-like isoform X3, producing MLPNQVHRKTVKKGFTFTLMVAGESGLGKSTLINSLFLTDLYKERKIPNAEERISQTVSMVKHTVSIEEKGVKLRLSIIDTPGFGDAVNNMQSWKHLEDYVEQQFDQFFRDESGLNRRNIQDNRVHCCLYFISPYGHGLRPLDVECMRALHDKVNIVPVLAKADCLTREELCRKKIKIREELRRFGINIYQFADCDSDEDDDFKRRDQLLKDTVPFAVVGSNILVESKGRRFKGRVYPWGVVEVESPAHSDFLLLRDMLVRTHMQDLKDVTRESHYENYRAHCIQNMTRMVVRERERSSLREKAREASDVDVPLPLAAFDVEKERLIFEKDQELRRMHELLERIQEQMHSSRI